The window TATTTTTCATCTAGAAAAAATTTAAGGCAAGGGCTCTGCGCCAAGCTTCTTCCAACGTTGTCTGCAACTTCGCTCCAGCTATGGtcttttttctccctttcttaTTGCATACCCTTGGCTCCTTGCTAGCTGATTCATTAATCGGATACATATTTGTTATAATGATTTCTTATGAGGAAGGcttgttaaaaataataattcatatttTACTAGTTTTATATTCTAATCTTTAGAATAAATATTAACTATGAAAAAAATACGTTTTAttagtaattaaaatttatatatcaATGGAAAATATTTACAAGGAAATAAAAATTCCTTGGCCAGACTCTAACTTTAACAGAGCATCCTATCCTCTAGCCTGGACCTTATACAGCTTATCAAAACACTAACAACTAAGGGTAGAAATTCTAACTCTCAGATATGTTATCTTTTTGTTTCCTCGACAGTGTACCTCTTATCtatcctatttttttttttttcatttttttatttcacATGTGTTGGTAAAGAATTTTACTTTGCTATTGGAATTTTCATTGTTATCTTTtaagttataatattatttatatggAAATTATTGTTTATAACattatttagtattttataattgtttaatatattttcttacaagaaatatgtattttaatacataataatatttaatatttattatatacataaaaatctTTTCAGAAAAGAAGACTTATTTACAGGTTAATctgattttttatttaattatgtaATTGCACATTTACAATCAAATTCAAATATGGTACTAGTGACAAAAAACAGACAGCCTAGTAATTATACAAACAAATAATTATACGGAATTTTCTAAACATACccttaataattttgaaattgGATTGCGCCACTAATTAACTCATGGAAAAAACCAACAACCTCCCGTCCCCCTCCCCCACGAGGGACAAAAACGAAGAACAAGAATAAACAAAAATATGTTTCTGTAACCTGTTTTTCTGTGTGGATTACCAATAAGTTCTGGATAATCCGAAATTTTAGGCAGTTGGGTACAAATATAAAAGTGTGattttttctcaaaataatttcatttaGCCTGTTGTTCTCAATCACTCTGCCAGAATTTGTGGATTATCATTGCCAAATCATTTGTGTCACGCAGCTGTATGCTCGAGAGAGCTACatgctcatctcattttattttaagctTTACAATAACTTAGAAGCAAAGATTTATCGCTGCACACCAAAAGATAACAGAAAAGGATGAAAAAGACGCAAATGAAAAAAGTGGTTGTGCTTGCATTCAGTATAGCCTCAGAGTTACTTATACTGACatatcaaataaatatcttcccTAACCATCTATCAATGTAATTTCTGACCTCTACCTAGCTTCATGAAAAACAGGGGAAAATGACGTAAATTATGATGTTTGGCGGGGCGGATCCACCTCCCAACCTACAGGTTCACGTGAACCCAGTAGATTTTGtccaaataatataaatgtatttgaaaaatttactaaatatctataaatgttTGAATGTGAACCTAGTTACTATTAAAAATTTACTCGAGATCGTTACAGAAACTTATAAGCattaaatcttggatccgcctctAATATTTGGTACAAAGGAAAATATGTTGAGTCATTTTTAACAATCAAACACCAAAAAATTCTtccattaaaagggaaaaaattaCAATCTTCGCTCATGTTTTTCATAGTCCATTTGAAATAGTGTCCAAATTTTAGAGAATGTTAGATAGTGAGACAAAGTTTTTTCTGGgaacgttttttttttttttttaaaaagttttcctTCATACCAAGCACACCCATATACAAAGAAtcctcaaaaaagaaaaaaaaatggccATATAGAAGAAAGCTTTTCTTTCAATGACATATTATACATAAAAATTTAGGAGAAGAAAGGAGATAATTGATCTACAGTGTACATAGAAGAAGAAATACCAAGGCCTTTAGTTTGATGCAACTTAATTCATCCAATAGGTCTAGTTGCCAGAGGAACAACTTCAGCCAGAGGAGTGGATTGTGGTGTTGGCAATGGAGAAGTTCTGCAAACAGGACAAGTTGGATTTAACCTCAGCCATGGATCTACGCATTTTAAGTGGAACAAATGGTCACAATCTGGTAATAGCTTTAACATGTCACTGTTCTTGTAATCCGCCAAACAAATTGAGCAACAAGTCGCTGTTGAATCCTTGTGATTGACCTTAGCTTCTGAATACAACAACTTTGGATAACTCAATAGGGTTTCTTCATCAAGCCCCAGTTCCACCACAACTTCTTGAACGTCCTCGTTGCTATTTTCATTCCTTTGCCTCGTCTTTTGTGGCGGCACAGTGGTTTGATGTCTTGTACAAAAGTAAGATGTCAAGGTGATAGTTGTAATTAATAACAATATCCCTACTGAAACTCCAATGCCATACGCGAATCCACCGATGTTTTGCGAACCTAGGAACCCATCGGTTGGATCAGGGCTTATTGCTGTGCTATTCATGATCTTGTTatgtttgtgatttttgtttggtTAGCCATGAGGTTAAAACAAAAGGAAATGGTCTAAAGATTCTGAAGTCAACGGTTTACATATGACAATTTGATAAAAGGGGGAAGTTTGATTGGAGAAGTTTTAAACAAGGGAGGATGCATTTGGACGTCAACGTAATGAAGTTTAAAAATTATACTATGAATGGAAGATATAAAGCAAGAAAAAAGAAAGTGTATTTGAAGAGGTTTCTTGTGAATATATATAGTGCTTTATCCTTGTGAGGTAGGTTGGAGATGTCAACGGTTGCCTCGCTGGCTTTCTATCCTTTTCATGTACGTTTGATTCATGTGAGTAACGTCTTTCTTGGTAGCAAATTATTCAACTTTCTCCACTGGTAGTTACATGTTTTATGAATAAATTATATCGTTGTTTTCTAAGTCGTTATGGTTTATTATATATACTTAAATTTCTGTCTCCCTTTGAAACTTCTCTATCTTCTTAATGATCCGTGATTGCACGTTCCATGAACCAAAAGTTTAGCAGGTTGCATATGATGGCTAGCTTAGTCTATTTGTTTATAAACTCTAAATGACATTAATTACAACTTTCGTTCTCTTAACCCCTACGTGCAATAGGCATAAACGACAAAACGAAAGAATATTTCTAAGCGCGATAAGCAAATTAATGATACAAATTGGGAATTCATTGTCCTGTCAACGAATGGTATAGCTATTAAAGCAAGCAGCATTACACTTTGGCACATCTTACGCTCATAAGACAAATTAAGAAGTAGGGTGTGTACGAATGATtattttgtgatagtgtttattgatgatatattaagAAGTCTTGCAATCATGTAAAAGGAATTGGACCGAGGGAGAATTGTGCCTCGGGATCGTGTGGAGGAGATTCAATATTGCGTAGGTTCATCAGCGTGTACATTGCGGTCGCATGAAGGTGGTAGCGACTACGCAGGAGACAGGCCAGTGGCCTTGATGATTTCGTGAACCCAAACACGATCGCATATAAGGAATGATTTCCATGGTATTTAAGGTCCAAAGTTTGggattttacttatttttatcatttatgagACCTAGACTTTCGGATGAGGTAATTTTTGAAGAGTTTTTAGTCCAACTTTAGAGGTTAGTAATTCTAATTTGGATTTAACTTAAGATATTGAATAACCATGAATTTTCACTCCTAAATCTAAGGAATTTGAAGAAAGAGAGGGAGTTTTGCCATAAAGAGTAGTTATTTTCTTTTCGGATTTTAAACGCCGATTTGAGGTTGAATTTGAAAATAAAGTATATATTTAGACTTCAGAGGTCATGAGTTACCAGATATTGTGTTCAATTTTGGATTCCGGACATGTGGGTCCGCgttgatttttgtttaatttttctaaATTCtttaaagattaaaaaaaaaattggattggAATTGAGTCCTAAAGTATTGATTGAATTCTTTAAGTAttgtttggatagatttgggATATTTGGAGGAGAATTTCAaaggaaaaatattatttgagggTTGAAGTTGTTCTTGAAGAagataagtctcatgtctaaACTTCTTAAGAGGAAAATCTTTCCAAAAGTTAGACTTATATATTACATGATACATGATTTGAATGTGGCATATATACAAGGTGACACGCATATATACGTAAACTAAGACTATACCATGTTTGATGGTAGTTTTAGGATTCTTTATACCGTGTTCGGTTAGTGCTCTTTTTGACTTATATTTTATTTGATTGTAATACTACGTGAGCCTATTTattcatgctagatatcatgcttaGGCTTATGACATCGTATTTGGGCATGATGAGCTTTTCATGAGATGTTAGTATATTTGATTTAGTCGTAGTCATACTTTATATCATAAACATACACACATCCATATCTTTATTTACTATGTCCTTGTGTATCTTATTTATTATCTCTTGAGCATATGCATATATTTTTGGAGATGAAGATCTTGATACATATTGTACACGGTCAAAATCAAGAAGTTCGATTTCGAAGCCTCAAATTGGGTTATGAGTCCGAGTCCGGGCGACTCGAGGTAGAGGATAGACCCTGTTGGAGGACACACACCTCGATAAAGCAGATCGAAGGCTTGACGCGACCTACATCGAGGGCAGTACATTTTCGAGGGCAATCAAGAAAGAGCGGGAATTTCCCAAGGACATGTGGACAAAGGCATAAATTAAAGGATAAGATTTATACGAAATGGTACAGGTTCATACCATGTCGTTATACATCTGTACCAATACAATTCTTTACCTCAATTAggaatgtactatattgggattttctcttcctatataaagggaaccccaATCATTTGTATCACACATTATTATTCATTACAATAGAATATTCAACTCTGCTTCTCTTGTTTAACGTGCTCAAAAAGGGTTCTTCAGCTTTATTgctttttactttattgttcatacCTCCATTGTTCTTAGTTGACCTCGAGGCCCCCAAGAAAGTCGAACTCGAGTTCCTCATTGTTCTTGCAACactggtttggttcatcaattcttcttattTAAACTTATTACTGCTTGTATATCTACTAGTATTAAAATAAATCACATacctttaaaaccacaaattacaTTCAATTATTACCCCATTTTTTGAGGataacagtttggcgcccaccgtggggctaaagataatagtgattgttttagtgctagttttctgataacacacgttattctttatattttttcttgtcaaagattctttgatttcaggcttaaTTATGTCTAGAACA is drawn from Nicotiana tabacum cultivar K326 chromosome 22, ASM71507v2, whole genome shotgun sequence and contains these coding sequences:
- the LOC107828307 gene encoding RING-H2 finger protein ATL70, with translation MNSTAISPDPTDGFLGSQNIGGFAYGIGVSVGILLLITTITLTSYFCTRHQTTVPPQKTRQRNENSNEDVQEVVVELGLDEETLLSYPKLLYSEAKVNHKDSTATCCSICLADYKNSDMLKLLPDCDHLFHLKCVDPWLRLNPTCPVCRTSPLPTPQSTPLAEVVPLATRPIG